The genomic window TGTTCGCTGCGCGCAGCCCCAACCAGGCGAACGGTCGCCTTGGTTTGCCCTTGGTAAACCGCATCATCGGTTTGCATGGCGGCAACATGCGGATGTCTATCGTGGACGGTGAAGACACCCGCGTGATGATTGAATTTCCCACCGGCGCGCCACAGCGCGGCCAAGCCAATTTGGATATGGAACAGGCCCAGCGCTATGCCGCGGATCTGGCCCAGTTAATGCAACGTCGCAAGAAGGAAGACGCATCATGAAACGCAAAGCACTCATCGTCGACGACCAGCCGGACATCCGCAAGCTGATCATGATGACCATGGAATGTGAAGACTTTGACCTCCACGAGGCCGACAACGGGGAAGACGCCTGGCTCGTTGCCCAAAAGTTGCGTCCCCAACTCATCTTGCTCGACGTGATGATGCCGGGCTCGCTGGACGGCTACCAGGTCTGCGAGAAGGTCAAGGCAGACCCGATGCTCGGCTCCATGACCAAGGTGATCTTGCTGACCGCCAGAGGCCAAAAAGCCGATGTGGAGCGCGGCCATGAAGCCGGTTGCGATGCCTATCTGGTCAAGCCCTTCAGCCCGATCGAGCTACTGGATACCGTCGACCGCTTGGTCCCCTGAACCACACCCGCTGCTGCTATGCAATCCCTGCAAGGCCTCACGTTCGTCAGCCGCCGGTGGGCTCCGCCCTACCGGATCGGCAGCCTGATCATGGGTGGAACACTCGCCGTCATGCTGATCCTGTCAGCACTGTATGGCGTGTATGCCTACCAACGCATCGGCGCTGAAACACTGCGACTTGCCCACACCCATGCCACATCAGTAGCCCGCATGGTGGCAAGCAGCAGCTCGGCAGCGCTGGTGACGGACCGGCAGCAAAATTTGCAAGCCAAC from Rhodoferax potami includes these protein-coding regions:
- a CDS encoding response regulator transcription factor, translated to MKRKALIVDDQPDIRKLIMMTMECEDFDLHEADNGEDAWLVAQKLRPQLILLDVMMPGSLDGYQVCEKVKADPMLGSMTKVILLTARGQKADVERGHEAGCDAYLVKPFSPIELLDTVDRLVP